A DNA window from Acropora palmata chromosome 12, jaAcrPala1.3, whole genome shotgun sequence contains the following coding sequences:
- the LOC141860137 gene encoding uncharacterized protein LOC141860137 has protein sequence MGPLLQIYVTLSALIFKFVAAYQDGECRQLSFPAHYMYGNRRLMKHVIETIKVVELDLCELQCYHQPNCASINFKVIPNSKGLHECELNNATHRSNDNELMNKDGYVYKGAENACDRAGCENGGICQSGFTDKGYQCVCLPGFTSAHCEKDVDECLQGTHSCSAYAVCSNTNGSYNCRCKANYTGDGRNCTWSGCPEGWKVHNYLCYYVTGEASSILKDAHEKCKKMSATLPIIKSDSANNFILMLERLWVWLGMERKNGTMVWSDNTPAELSEGALYNAWNSGEPNNNGGNEDCAVLDFHKKKWNDVQCGLGGGGAPYVLCQRTRYLKNDLSSKMNG, from the exons ATGGGTCCTTTACTTCAAATATATGTTACCTTATCAgctttaattttcaaattcgttGCTGCTTACCAGGATG GAGAATGTCGTCAACTCTCTTTCCCAGCCCACTACATGTATGGTAACAGACGTCTGATGAAGCATGTCATTGAAACTATAAAAGTTGTCGAGTTGGATTTGTGCGAGCTGCAATGCTACCACCAACCCAACTGTGCCAGCATAAATTTCAAAGTTATCCCAAACAGCAAGGGACTTCATGAATGCGAGCTGAACAATGCCACTCATCGAAGTAATGACAACGAGCTTATGAACAAAGATGGCTACGTGTACAAAGGAGCAGAG AACGCGTGTGACAGGGCTGGCTGTGAAAATGGAGGTATATGTCAAAGTGGTTTTACAGATAAAGGATATCAGTGTGTTTGTCTTCCGGGCTTCACCTCAGCTCATTGTGAAAAAG ATGTGGATGAGTGTTTGCAGGGGACACACTCTTGCAGTGCTTACGCAGTGTGCAGCAACACCAATGGATCATATAACTGCCGCTGTAAGGCAAATTACACTGGCGACGGACGAAACTGTACATGGTCAG GTTGTCCAGAAGGTTGGAAGGTACACAACTATTTATGTTATTACGTGACTGGTGAAGCCTCCTCAATTTTAAAAGATGCTCatgaaaaatgcaagaaaatgtCAGCAACGCTCCCCATCATTAAATCAGACTCGGcgaataattttattcttatgTTGGAAAGATTATGGGTATGGCTTGGTATGGAGAGGAAAAATGGTACGATGGTTTGGTCTGACAACACACCAGCAGAGCTATCTGAGGGGGCCCTCTACAACGCATGGAATAGTGGCGAGCCAAATAATAACGGAGGAAATGAGGATTGTGCTGTTCTGGactttcataaaaaaaagtggaaTGACGTCCAATGCGGTCTTGGTGGCGGTGGGGCTCCCTATGTCCTTTGTCAAAGGACAAGATACCTTAAAAATGATTTGTCATCAAAAATGAACGGGTAA
- the LOC141860721 gene encoding uncharacterized protein LOC141860721 — MKSEWKWLENKDVDEAAPVELPRKCKVDARAAMKAWSPGTPAPPTRAKSADPQWTPGEMYELESQLSDGESDVDPALKVYNEAMSRIATLSDVKEVEPLTFRLTSNWEEASKSEKMLCKEKVDEACRAVCSVIAPNASKELLEAFKLSSSPGSDLTALITAYRNAPNRGLKTQILSLYVLRYSSTELKQIHAPFENLSDRQIKKAREHATTVGPGMSVLEKTPHHRIKIDLVKLNHFLSFIDQPYFYQDVSYGTRVLRLESGEQLVMPNIVRTVGRSTMIEQYLSHCSSEGFEPIGRSTLFRILKVRESSQRKSLQGFDNISASGADGFDTLHKIVEELEKSGSTQEWCDTIRRKLKEGKRYLKTDYRANCREGNDLCPDHCRWYALSDPQKSHFQVSCDHHHLEECDQCESLKTTILSVLSEIESPYISFYSSERKEDLLHDGRHAQDMVFQWKAHILRAENQDKAKDDALKALTSESILVVMDWTMKFNQMKYREKQSE, encoded by the exons ATGAAGAGTGAATGGAAATGGCTGGAAAACAAAGACGTCGATGAAGCAGCTCCAGTTGAATTACCGAG GAAATGCAAAGTGGATGCTCGCGCAGCAATGAAAGCTTGGTCTCCAGGCACTCCAGCGCCCCCGACGAGAGCAAAGTCAGCAGATCCACAATGGACGCCAGGAGAGATGTATGAGCTGGAATCTCAATTATCTGATGGTGAGTCAGACGTGGACCCAGCTTTAAAGGTGTACAATGAGGCAATGTCACGAATCGCCACTCTGTCAGACGTCAAAGAAGTAGAGCCACTGACGTTTAGGCTGACGTCAAATTGGGAGGAGGCATCAAAAAGCGAAAAGATGTTgtgcaaagaaaaagttgatgaAGCCTGCCGAGCTGTTTGTAGCGTTATCGCACCAAATGCCAGTAAAGAGCTATTAGAAGCTTttaaattatcatcatcaccagGCAGCGATCTAACCGCATTGATAACTGCATACAGAAATGCCCCAAATAGAGGTCTTAAAACTCAGATTCTAAGTTTATACGTGCTGCGATATTCGTCTACtgaactgaaacaaatccacGCCCCTTTTGAGAATCTGAGTGACCGACAGATTAAGAAGGCGAGGGAGCATGCAACGACCGTCGGTCCTGGGATGAGTGTACTGGAGAAAACGCCACACCACAGAATCAAGATTGATTTAGTAAAGCTGAATCATTTCTTGTCATTTATCGATCAACCATACTTTTATCAAGACGTTTCGTATGGAACCAGGGTACTGCGATTAGAATCTGGTGAACAGCTAGTGATGCCCAACATTGTGCGAACAGTAGGGAGATCCACTATGATAGAACAATACCTCAGTCATTGCAGCAGCGAAGGCTTTGAGCCTATTGGAAGGTCTACCTTGTTTCGAATCTTAAAGGTCAGAGAATCCTCCCAGCGTAAATCACTTCAGGGATTTGACAACATATCAGCAAGTGGAGCGGATGGCTTCGATACTCTTCACAAGATCGTAGAGGAGTTGGAGAAAAGCGGATCAACTCAGGAGTGGTGCGACACTATACGAAGAAAGCTTAAGGAAGGAAAGCGCTATCTGAAAACGGACTATCGAGCGAACTGTCGAGAAGGCAACGACCTATGTCCCGACCACTGTAGGTGGTATGCCCTCAGTGACCCCCAGAAGAGCCATTTTCAAGTATCCTGCGACCACCACCATCTTGAAGAGTGTGACCAATGTGAATCACTGAAGACAACTATCCTTTCTGTTTTGTCGGAAATTGAATCACCATACATCAGCTTCTACAGTTCTGAACGAAAGGAGGACCTCCTACATGATGGCCGCCATGCACAAGACATGGTGTTTCAGTGGAAAGCACACATCTTAAGAGCAGAGAATCAAGACAAAGCAAAAGATGATGCGCTGAAGGCCCTTACCAGTGAGTCTATTTTGGTAGTAATGGATTGGACAATGAAGTTCAACCAAATGAAGTACAGGGAAAAGCAATCGGAATAG